The Gemmatimonadaceae bacterium genome has a window encoding:
- a CDS encoding UbiA-like polyprenyltransferase, giving the protein MTTPVREGQTYGGASRFVRYVNFVKLPHTVFALPFALVGVTLASWLAPVTLPTVLWVVIAFTAARFAAMGFNRIADRHYDALNPRTAMRELPMGAMSVVEAATSVAVASLVFLFAAWRINPLCLALAPLALGWVLFYSYTKRFTRWAHLVLGLGLGIAPAGGYLAVTGAWSDPWWLLPALAVAVMSWVGGFDILYALPDAEFDRAQGLYSIPSTMGVTTALRLARALHALTVVSLLVAGLGSGSGALYFAGVVVAAGILGWEHSLVSSDDLSKLDAAFFSVNGVLSVTFFLFVLAERVFA; this is encoded by the coding sequence GTGACCACGCCGGTGCGCGAAGGGCAGACCTACGGCGGCGCGTCGCGGTTCGTCCGCTACGTGAACTTCGTCAAGCTGCCGCACACCGTCTTCGCGCTCCCCTTCGCGCTGGTCGGGGTGACGCTGGCGAGCTGGCTGGCGCCGGTGACGCTGCCGACGGTTCTCTGGGTGGTGATCGCCTTCACCGCGGCGCGCTTTGCCGCGATGGGCTTCAACCGGATCGCCGACCGCCATTACGACGCGCTCAACCCGCGCACCGCGATGCGTGAACTGCCGATGGGCGCCATGAGCGTGGTGGAGGCGGCGACGAGCGTCGCCGTTGCCTCGCTGGTCTTCCTGTTCGCGGCGTGGCGCATCAACCCGCTCTGCCTGGCGCTCGCGCCGCTCGCGCTCGGTTGGGTGCTCTTCTACAGCTACACCAAGCGATTCACGCGCTGGGCGCACCTCGTGCTCGGGCTGGGACTCGGCATCGCGCCCGCCGGCGGGTATCTCGCCGTGACCGGGGCGTGGAGTGATCCATGGTGGCTGCTCCCCGCGCTGGCCGTGGCGGTGATGAGCTGGGTGGGGGGCTTCGACATCCTGTATGCGTTGCCCGACGCCGAGTTCGATCGCGCACAGGGACTCTATTCGATTCCCTCGACGATGGGGGTCACGACGGCGCTCCGCTTGGCACGTGCCCTGCACGCGCTCACCGTGGTTTCCCTGCTCGTGGCCGGCCTGGGGTCGGGCTCGGGCGCGCTCTATTTTGCCGGGGTCGTGGTGGCGGCGGGGATCCTCGGGTGGGAACATTCCCTGGTATCGTCCGATGACCTCTCGAAGCTCGACGCCGCGTTCTTCAGCGTGAACGGCGTGCTGAGCGTCACCTTCTTCCTCTTCGTGCTCGCCGAGCGGGTGTTCGCATGA
- a CDS encoding flavin prenyltransferase UbiX, with translation MSAQRPIIMAVTGASGAPYGVRLLQALVQAEQKVSLIISVHGLRLIQTETSLGSMEGLRAHVGAAAWDRWVTVYDDGDRGAGPASGSHRARAMVVCPCSMGTLAAIAAGTSRSLVERAADVTLKERRPLVLVTRETPLSSIHLENMLRVTQAGAVVMPASPGFYNKPSTIDELVDFVVARVLDHLGVENGLAPRWGEG, from the coding sequence ATGAGTGCACAACGCCCGATCATCATGGCCGTGACCGGCGCCTCGGGCGCGCCTTATGGCGTGCGGTTGCTGCAGGCGCTGGTGCAGGCCGAGCAGAAGGTGTCGCTGATCATAAGCGTTCACGGCTTGCGGCTGATCCAGACCGAGACGTCACTCGGCTCCATGGAAGGGCTGCGCGCGCATGTCGGCGCCGCGGCCTGGGACCGGTGGGTGACGGTCTACGACGATGGCGACCGCGGCGCCGGGCCGGCGAGCGGTTCGCACCGCGCGCGCGCGATGGTGGTCTGCCCGTGTTCGATGGGAACGCTGGCGGCGATTGCCGCGGGGACGAGCCGGTCGCTGGTGGAACGCGCCGCCGACGTGACGCTCAAGGAACGGCGCCCGCTGGTGCTCGTGACGCGCGAGACGCCGTTGTCGAGCATCCACCTGGAGAACATGTTGCGCGTCACCCAGGCGGGCGCGGTGGTGATGCCGGCGTCGCCGGGCTTCTACAACAAGCCATCCACAATTGATGAACTGGTGGATTTCGTCGTCGCGCGGGTGCTCGATCACTTGGGTGTGGAGAACGGGCTGGCGCCGAGGTGGGGAGAGGGCTGA
- a CDS encoding FAD-dependent oxidoreductase: MTAKPSDQVPDATSLAAARLFPSRREKRAPCGGDCVGGGDARAWIGIVAQRRKLGLSVPEALENAWYMLTAVNPFPATLGRVCPHPCQDHCTRAQKDDAVAVNALERFLGDWALARGLSLPRLAAAGSQPESVGVIGAGPAGFSFAYQMARRGYAVSIYERESVPGGMLQFGIPQYRLPEDVLAAEVRRILDLGVTLHLGTAVGRDVSLDLLRDRHRTLFLGIGANRGLTLGIPGEEGSGTWTGTGYLSQVNRGIGVALGRRVAVVGGGNTAIDAARCARRTGADVTLLYRRTRHEMPAIDAEVDDALAEGVRIEFLTAPVEIVRENSRICSLVVQRMALGEPDRSGRRSPIAIPGSEQVIAVDSVIAAVSQQPDWDGLGALAPTTPWLESNADHPLTDHVWAGGDSRGLGLAGGAIRQGRQAAELAHARLRGLPLPPTDARPPLAERAVRTDFYAGRAPVPLSRRGPDAWRAEPDLELAQTITEAEFLAEAERCLSCGLCFGCEQCFMYCNNAGLQRLDHPARGQYFELSAERCVACGKCIDLCPCGFLEPE, encoded by the coding sequence GTGACAGCGAAGCCCTCGGACCAGGTGCCGGACGCGACCTCGCTGGCCGCGGCCCGGCTCTTCCCTTCCCGGAGGGAGAAACGCGCCCCCTGCGGCGGGGACTGCGTCGGCGGTGGCGACGCGCGCGCGTGGATCGGCATCGTCGCCCAGCGCCGCAAGCTCGGGTTGTCCGTTCCTGAGGCACTCGAAAACGCGTGGTACATGCTGACGGCGGTGAATCCGTTCCCGGCAACGCTCGGACGCGTCTGCCCGCATCCCTGTCAGGACCATTGCACCCGCGCGCAGAAGGACGACGCGGTCGCCGTCAACGCGCTGGAACGTTTCCTTGGCGACTGGGCGCTCGCCCGCGGACTGTCATTGCCGCGCCTCGCCGCGGCGGGAAGCCAGCCGGAGTCTGTCGGCGTGATCGGCGCCGGCCCCGCCGGATTCTCCTTTGCATACCAAATGGCCCGGCGCGGTTATGCCGTCAGCATTTACGAGCGCGAATCGGTGCCGGGCGGGATGCTGCAGTTCGGCATTCCCCAGTATCGCCTGCCCGAGGACGTGCTGGCGGCCGAGGTGCGTCGGATCCTCGATCTCGGGGTCACCCTGCACCTCGGCACCGCGGTGGGGCGCGACGTCTCGCTGGACCTGCTGCGTGACCGTCATCGCACGCTTTTCCTCGGCATCGGCGCCAACCGCGGCCTCACGCTGGGGATTCCCGGAGAGGAGGGATCCGGCACGTGGACGGGAACCGGTTACCTGTCGCAAGTGAATCGCGGCATCGGCGTGGCGCTCGGACGACGCGTCGCGGTGGTGGGCGGCGGCAACACCGCCATTGATGCGGCACGCTGCGCCCGCCGCACCGGCGCTGACGTGACGCTGCTCTACCGGCGCACGCGGCACGAGATGCCCGCAATCGACGCCGAGGTCGACGACGCGCTGGCCGAGGGCGTGCGCATCGAGTTCCTCACGGCGCCCGTTGAGATCGTGCGCGAGAACTCCCGGATCTGCTCCCTCGTCGTGCAGCGCATGGCACTCGGCGAGCCCGACCGTTCGGGACGCCGCTCACCGATTGCAATTCCCGGTTCCGAGCAAGTGATCGCCGTGGATTCCGTCATCGCGGCCGTGTCCCAGCAGCCCGACTGGGATGGACTCGGGGCGCTCGCGCCGACGACGCCGTGGCTCGAGTCCAACGCGGACCATCCGCTGACCGACCATGTCTGGGCGGGGGGCGACTCGCGTGGCCTCGGCTTGGCAGGAGGGGCGATTCGCCAGGGCCGACAGGCGGCGGAACTCGCGCATGCCCGCCTGCGCGGCCTCCCACTTCCTCCCACCGATGCTCGTCCCCCGCTTGCCGAGCGCGCCGTCCGGACAGACTTCTATGCCGGCCGCGCGCCAGTCCCCCTGTCTCGACGCGGCCCCGACGCGTGGCGCGCCGAACCCGATCTCGAGTTGGCGCAGACCATCACGGAGGCGGAGTTCCTTGCGGAAGCGGAGCGCTGCCTCTCGTGCGGCCTCTGCTTCGGCTGCGAGCAATGCTTCATGTACTGCAACAACGCGGGGCTACAGCGGCTCGATCATCCGGCGCGGGGTCAGTACTTCGAGCTGTCCGCGGAGCGGTGCGTGGCGTGCGGCAAGTGCATCGACCTGTGCCCCTGCGGGTTCCTGGAGCCGGAGTGA
- a CDS encoding adenylate/guanylate cyclase domain-containing protein yields MRFEPQAARPNGPPSKRLVFVGGAEPNGMYEFFDQLEIGRLDDGRAVTPGQLLVRAAHVSSRHCIITQHADGRCFVRDVSRNGTRLDGRRLMPNVEAELLVGQMLDLGSGLLLQLQGDVAPPVAVDAPRKRTSVQTQLTLATVLVGDIRDYTVMVREAPSAELQRCVSRVFQRLTAMVEAHGGTLKEFPGDAVLAFWEGGIDGAQAVAACHAAIALDALARQLATDNAIWTLRGFPLRMDWALASGGVVIDSFGGDTPVGLSMVGEPVVLACRLEKFANDEIGRILACPGTRQMVQQAQRASPGAPLEFLDRGVHQAKGFDRPDKIFALRLPEGP; encoded by the coding sequence GTGCGGTTCGAACCCCAGGCGGCACGCCCGAATGGTCCGCCGTCCAAGCGGCTCGTCTTCGTCGGCGGAGCCGAACCGAACGGCATGTACGAGTTCTTCGACCAACTCGAGATCGGTCGCCTCGACGACGGTCGTGCCGTGACTCCTGGACAACTCCTCGTGCGCGCGGCGCACGTGTCGAGTCGCCACTGCATCATCACCCAGCACGCCGACGGCCGCTGCTTCGTGCGCGACGTGAGCCGCAACGGCACTCGGCTGGATGGGCGTCGTCTGATGCCAAACGTTGAGGCGGAATTGCTGGTCGGCCAGATGCTGGATCTCGGCAGCGGCCTGCTGCTCCAGCTGCAGGGCGACGTGGCACCGCCGGTGGCGGTCGACGCGCCGCGCAAGCGTACGAGCGTCCAGACGCAGCTGACGTTGGCGACCGTGCTGGTGGGCGACATTCGCGACTACACGGTGATGGTGCGCGAAGCGCCCTCGGCGGAGTTGCAGCGTTGCGTCAGCCGGGTCTTCCAGCGCCTGACCGCCATGGTCGAGGCGCACGGCGGCACGCTGAAGGAGTTTCCGGGCGACGCCGTGCTGGCCTTCTGGGAGGGCGGCATCGACGGTGCACAGGCCGTTGCCGCCTGCCACGCCGCCATCGCGCTGGACGCGCTCGCGCGGCAGCTGGCCACGGACAACGCGATCTGGACGTTGCGAGGATTTCCGCTGAGGATGGACTGGGCGCTCGCCTCCGGCGGCGTGGTCATCGACTCCTTCGGCGGGGACACCCCGGTCGGACTCTCGATGGTCGGCGAGCCCGTCGTGCTGGCATGCCGCCTCGAGAAGTTCGCCAATGACGAGATCGGCAGGATTCTGGCCTGTCCTGGCACGCGCCAGATGGTGCAGCAGGCACAGCGCGCCTCACCGGGAGCGCCGCTGGAGTTTCTCGACCGGGGTGTCCACCAAGCGAAGGGCTTCGATCGCCCCGACAAGATCTTCGCCCTGCGGCTGCCGGAGGGCCCGTGA
- a CDS encoding protein kinase, producing the protein MHATLAVPVPANNGAALARASGDAFQRLSVSLGERYAVERELGRGGMATVYLARDTKHDREVAIKVLLPELSASIGAERFEREIRMAAKLQHPHILSLYDSGEADGLLFYVMPFVRGESLRDRIEREGMLPIDDAIGITLEVADALGHAHDLGIVHRDIKPENILLQGGHALVADFGIARAVSEAGAQKLTQTGMAVGTPVYMAPEQSLGQSVGPTADLYSLGCVLYEMLAGEPPFTGKNAAQIMARHAMEAVPSIRIVRNTVPEEIEEAIFRVLAKVPADRPQNAAAFAESLGVMLGATASMRVLTGATATRRAIGSVPTSSGRRSQESLFALETRPPTPAWKRPRVLATALTTVAVAAGAWWFGPFHGPRVTVGGPDARRIAVLYFRDVSKDSSLGPLADGLTEGLIRTLNTSSSLTVISQNGVERFRASTASDDSIARALRAGYLVRGEVEPQGERVSVSVNLLDASGAPLSRAAFAMPAGNPLAMRDTLTVVVSDLVRQQIGSDLKLREQRGSTNSEAWLLLQRGVQRQKRGDVLHASGDAEGREREFAAADSLYAEAEKADHGWSEPAARQAALAYRRSRLAGNDAAAIRKWVEIGMGHANRALGIDANDADAWEVRGNLRYFPLVMSLEPDEARRRQELDSARADLERATTINTRQAGAYATLSHLYYQIPSLTETDVYLAAQSALNADEFLANANLILSRLFYASYDLGQFDRAQQWCDQARQRFPGFPRAESCRLYMLTAPGATPNIDEAWRLADTSVALYPPAARPAERLVHDMLVAAVIAKASRQRPALADSARHVAKRSEGTAELHKTRDPAFYGARVYTILGDKVEAVRLLKEYLAANPGKDQGFRENAGWWFREIETDPGFRRAVGATR; encoded by the coding sequence GTGCACGCCACGCTGGCGGTGCCCGTCCCTGCGAACAACGGGGCTGCGCTGGCGCGCGCGTCGGGAGACGCGTTCCAGCGGCTGAGCGTGTCGCTCGGTGAACGCTATGCGGTCGAGCGCGAACTCGGCCGGGGCGGCATGGCGACGGTTTACCTGGCCCGCGACACCAAGCACGATCGCGAGGTCGCCATCAAGGTGCTCCTGCCCGAGCTGTCGGCATCGATCGGCGCCGAGCGGTTCGAGCGCGAGATCCGCATGGCGGCGAAGCTGCAGCATCCGCACATCCTCAGCCTCTACGACTCAGGTGAGGCGGATGGGCTGCTGTTCTACGTGATGCCCTTCGTGCGGGGCGAGTCGCTGCGCGACCGCATCGAGCGCGAGGGGATGCTCCCCATTGACGACGCGATTGGCATCACGCTCGAGGTCGCGGACGCGTTGGGGCATGCGCACGACCTCGGCATCGTGCACCGCGACATCAAGCCCGAGAACATCCTGCTGCAGGGCGGCCACGCCCTCGTGGCCGACTTCGGGATCGCGCGCGCGGTCAGCGAGGCCGGTGCGCAGAAGCTGACGCAGACGGGCATGGCCGTTGGCACGCCCGTGTACATGGCGCCGGAGCAGTCGCTCGGACAGAGCGTCGGCCCGACCGCCGATCTTTACAGTCTTGGCTGCGTGCTGTACGAGATGCTGGCGGGGGAACCGCCATTCACCGGCAAGAACGCCGCGCAGATCATGGCGCGGCACGCCATGGAGGCCGTGCCGAGCATCCGGATCGTGCGGAATACGGTGCCGGAGGAGATCGAGGAGGCGATCTTCCGCGTGCTCGCGAAGGTGCCCGCGGATCGCCCGCAGAACGCCGCGGCGTTCGCGGAGTCGCTCGGCGTGATGCTCGGTGCCACCGCATCCATGCGCGTGCTGACGGGCGCGACAGCGACGCGCCGTGCCATTGGGAGTGTGCCGACGAGCAGCGGGCGCCGCTCGCAGGAATCGCTCTTTGCGCTGGAGACCCGGCCGCCCACGCCGGCGTGGAAGCGACCGCGCGTGCTGGCGACTGCGCTCACGACTGTTGCCGTCGCGGCCGGCGCCTGGTGGTTCGGCCCGTTTCACGGTCCGCGGGTGACCGTGGGCGGACCCGATGCCCGCCGAATCGCCGTGCTGTACTTCCGCGATGTCAGCAAGGACTCGAGTCTCGGCCCACTGGCCGACGGCCTCACCGAAGGGCTCATTCGCACCCTCAATACGTCATCGAGCCTGACGGTCATCTCGCAGAACGGTGTCGAACGGTTTCGCGCGTCCACGGCGTCCGACGACAGCATCGCCCGCGCCTTGCGGGCGGGTTACCTGGTGCGCGGGGAGGTCGAACCGCAGGGCGAGCGCGTCAGCGTCAGCGTCAACCTCCTCGATGCCAGCGGTGCGCCGCTCAGTCGCGCCGCCTTCGCGATGCCGGCCGGGAATCCGCTGGCGATGCGCGACACGCTGACGGTGGTTGTGTCGGACCTGGTTCGGCAACAGATCGGCTCGGACCTGAAGCTCAGGGAACAGCGCGGAAGCACCAACTCCGAAGCGTGGCTGCTGCTCCAGCGCGGCGTGCAGCGGCAGAAGCGGGGTGACGTGCTCCACGCCAGCGGTGACGCGGAGGGGCGCGAACGGGAGTTCGCGGCCGCCGATTCGCTTTATGCGGAGGCGGAGAAAGCTGACCACGGGTGGTCGGAGCCGGCCGCACGGCAGGCGGCGCTCGCCTATCGCCGGTCACGCCTGGCGGGAAACGACGCGGCGGCGATCAGGAAATGGGTCGAGATCGGCATGGGACACGCCAACCGCGCGCTCGGGATCGACGCGAACGACGCGGATGCGTGGGAAGTGCGCGGCAATCTGCGCTACTTCCCACTCGTGATGTCGCTCGAGCCCGACGAGGCGCGGCGTCGCCAGGAGCTCGACTCGGCGCGCGCGGACCTGGAGCGCGCGACCACGATCAACACGAGACAGGCCGGCGCCTACGCCACGCTGTCGCATCTCTACTACCAGATCCCGTCGCTCACCGAGACCGACGTGTATCTCGCGGCGCAGAGCGCATTGAACGCCGATGAGTTTCTGGCGAACGCCAACCTGATCCTGTCACGGCTTTTCTACGCCTCCTACGACCTGGGCCAGTTTGACCGGGCGCAGCAGTGGTGCGACCAGGCGCGGCAGCGGTTCCCGGGTTTTCCGCGCGCCGAGAGCTGCCGGTTGTACATGCTGACCGCACCGGGTGCGACCCCCAACATCGACGAAGCCTGGCGGCTCGCCGACACCTCCGTGGCGCTGTATCCGCCGGCGGCGCGGCCCGCCGAGCGACTGGTGCACGACATGCTCGTGGCGGCCGTGATTGCGAAGGCCAGCCGGCAGCGGCCGGCGCTGGCTGACAGCGCGCGCCACGTTGCCAAGCGCTCCGAAGGAACCGCTGAGCTGCACAAGACGCGCGATCCTGCCTTCTACGGCGCCCGCGTCTACACGATCCTTGGGGACAAGGTCGAAGCGGTTCGCCTGCTCAAGGAGTACTTGGCGGCGAATCCCGGAAAGGATCAGGGCTTTCGCGAGAATGCCGGATGGTGGTTCCGCGAGATCGAAACCGATCCCGGCTTCCGCCGCGCCGTGGGCGCGACACGCTGA
- a CDS encoding DUF2867 domain-containing protein — protein sequence MKILVTGATGYVGGRLVPRLLALGHDVHCFARDPSHLAGRGWQGVTVHRGDALSAGSFLPVMEGVDVAYYLIHSMSQPEGRFEDHDRFAAEHFGMTAAAAGVRRIIYLGGLGKADERLSPHLASRHEVGHILRSSGVPVTEFRAAVIVGSGSISFEIIRYLTEGLPAMMTPRWMSTRCQPISIADVLDYLVQALAEQASVGRILEIGGPDVLTYREMILGYAAERALKRVVVPIPLLTPWLSSQFLHWLTPIPASISRALIDGMRNEVVVNDHAAEQMFSVQHVPYREAVWRALRRIQSGSVDTYWSGAVQGLKTGTSLTVTEGMIIDDRRVESAATPDAVFRTFAGIGGDRGWFYGDWGWRLRGAMDRAIGGVGLRRGRRNPNELRTGDALDFWRVEEVIPGRLVRLRAEMKLPGRAWLQFEVAEMPNGRSLLVQRAFFEPHGLAGLLYWYGLYAIHEFFFEGMSRAIARRAEALPPSAQAR from the coding sequence ATGAAGATTCTGGTCACTGGCGCAACTGGCTATGTCGGCGGGCGGCTCGTTCCCCGCCTGCTCGCGCTTGGCCATGACGTCCACTGCTTCGCGCGCGATCCCTCCCACCTCGCCGGACGTGGATGGCAGGGCGTCACCGTGCACCGCGGCGACGCCTTGAGCGCCGGCAGCTTCCTCCCGGTGATGGAGGGGGTAGATGTCGCCTACTACCTCATCCACTCCATGTCGCAGCCGGAGGGCCGGTTCGAGGATCATGACCGCTTCGCCGCCGAGCACTTTGGCATGACGGCGGCGGCGGCCGGCGTTCGGCGGATCATCTATCTGGGGGGGCTCGGCAAGGCCGACGAGCGGCTCTCGCCACATCTGGCCTCACGTCATGAGGTCGGCCACATCCTCCGCTCCTCCGGCGTACCGGTCACGGAATTCCGTGCGGCCGTCATCGTCGGTTCCGGGAGCATCTCGTTCGAGATCATCCGCTACCTGACGGAAGGACTTCCCGCGATGATGACGCCGCGCTGGATGTCCACCCGCTGCCAGCCGATCTCTATCGCCGACGTGCTGGACTACCTGGTGCAGGCCCTCGCCGAGCAGGCATCGGTCGGGCGCATCCTGGAGATCGGTGGTCCGGATGTCCTGACGTACCGCGAGATGATCCTGGGCTATGCCGCGGAACGGGCGCTGAAACGCGTCGTCGTGCCGATTCCACTCCTGACGCCGTGGCTGTCGTCACAGTTCCTGCACTGGCTCACCCCCATTCCGGCGTCGATCTCGCGCGCGCTCATCGATGGCATGCGCAACGAGGTCGTGGTCAACGATCACGCCGCCGAGCAGATGTTCAGCGTGCAGCACGTCCCGTATCGCGAGGCGGTGTGGCGGGCGCTGCGCCGCATTCAGTCCGGCAGCGTCGATACGTACTGGTCCGGGGCGGTGCAGGGGCTCAAGACCGGTACGTCGCTGACGGTCACGGAGGGCATGATCATCGATGACCGGCGGGTCGAGTCGGCGGCGACGCCGGATGCCGTGTTCCGGACCTTCGCCGGCATTGGCGGGGACCGGGGATGGTTCTACGGCGACTGGGGATGGCGGCTGCGCGGGGCGATGGACCGCGCGATCGGCGGCGTCGGGCTGCGGCGCGGCCGCCGCAATCCCAATGAGCTGCGCACTGGCGATGCCCTTGATTTCTGGCGAGTCGAGGAGGTGATCCCCGGCCGCCTAGTGCGATTGCGTGCCGAGATGAAGCTGCCCGGCCGGGCGTGGCTGCAGTTCGAGGTCGCCGAGATGCCCAACGGACGCTCGCTGCTCGTGCAACGGGCCTTCTTCGAGCCTCACGGCTTGGCCGGGCTGCTCTACTGGTATGGGTTGTACGCCATCCACGAGTTCTTCTTCGAAGGCATGTCGCGTGCCATCGCACGGCGGGCGGAAGCTCTGCCGCCCTCCGCGCAGGCCCGATAA
- a CDS encoding MFS transporter, translating to MSHPSLFGILYFPYGLMIGVPAVMLGWLATRSGLPVSAAATIVGTAFAPAAFKFLWAPIGDLTLTRKRWYVIANAICAVVFFGMCTIPMSARTLPLLTALVFTGAVSATFIAFSLQGLLLFNCDPSQLGRAAGFYQTGNMLGQTLGGGVALYLVRHMPSPWMGGIALALVVLCCNGPLLALREPPRVGTGSLGARVREVWGELRDMIAKVDGRLALLLAFLPIGTGNAQFLFSAVASEWKASADFVSLVLGIVAGIAITLGTLGGGWFTDRVPHRRAYFWACAAQGFLALLLLYSPREPWAFAVLTATYTATLGSCTAALTGMALALAKGGAASTKVSLFIAFNTLGSLGLVKGAGWAHDQWGMTGMLGVEIVTVAVALIVFTGVSRRVLA from the coding sequence GTGAGCCATCCCTCCCTCTTCGGCATCCTCTACTTCCCGTACGGCCTGATGATCGGCGTGCCGGCGGTGATGCTGGGCTGGCTGGCGACGCGCTCGGGGCTGCCAGTGAGCGCTGCGGCGACGATCGTGGGAACGGCCTTCGCGCCGGCGGCCTTCAAGTTCCTGTGGGCGCCCATCGGCGACCTGACGCTGACGCGCAAGCGGTGGTACGTGATCGCCAACGCCATCTGCGCGGTCGTCTTCTTCGGGATGTGCACCATCCCGATGAGCGCGCGCACGCTCCCGCTGCTCACCGCCCTTGTCTTCACGGGGGCAGTCTCCGCCACCTTCATCGCCTTCTCCCTACAGGGGCTGCTGCTCTTCAACTGCGATCCGTCGCAGTTGGGGCGGGCGGCTGGCTTCTACCAGACCGGAAACATGCTGGGCCAGACGCTGGGCGGCGGCGTGGCGCTCTACCTCGTGCGGCACATGCCTTCGCCGTGGATGGGCGGCATCGCGCTCGCGCTCGTCGTGCTCTGCTGCAACGGGCCGCTGCTCGCGCTTCGCGAACCGCCGCGTGTGGGGACGGGAAGTCTCGGTGCGCGGGTGCGGGAAGTGTGGGGCGAACTGCGCGACATGATCGCAAAGGTGGACGGACGGCTCGCGCTCCTGCTCGCCTTCCTTCCCATCGGCACCGGCAACGCGCAATTCCTCTTCTCCGCCGTCGCGTCCGAGTGGAAGGCGTCGGCCGACTTCGTCTCGCTGGTGCTCGGCATCGTGGCGGGGATCGCCATCACCCTCGGGACGCTCGGGGGCGGCTGGTTCACGGATCGCGTGCCGCACCGCCGCGCCTACTTCTGGGCCTGTGCCGCGCAGGGCTTCCTGGCGCTGTTGCTGCTCTACTCGCCACGCGAACCGTGGGCCTTTGCCGTGCTCACCGCGACGTACACGGCAACCCTCGGCTCGTGCACGGCGGCGCTCACGGGGATGGCGCTTGCGCTCGCGAAGGGCGGCGCGGCCTCCACCAAGGTGAGCCTCTTCATCGCCTTCAACACGCTCGGATCGCTGGGACTCGTGAAAGGCGCCGGTTGGGCGCACGACCAGTGGGGCATGACGGGAATGCTCGGCGTCGAGATCGTCACTGTCGCCGTCGCGCTGATCGTCTTCACCGGCGTCTCACGGCGGGTGCTCGCGTGA
- a CDS encoding cyclic nucleotide-binding domain-containing protein, which produces MASNALGRVYADGETIVTQGEAGDCMFTLQEGRLEVLVTLPGRPPKRVAVMEKGAIFGEMAIFEREVRSATVRALGEARVLTIDKKNFLRRIQEDPTLAFTLVKMMSQRIRHLTLGVGERRVGPQGPRTDGPERRRL; this is translated from the coding sequence ATGGCGAGTAACGCACTCGGCCGCGTCTACGCCGACGGCGAGACCATTGTCACGCAGGGTGAAGCCGGGGACTGCATGTTCACGCTGCAGGAAGGCCGGCTGGAGGTGCTGGTCACTCTGCCGGGCCGTCCGCCGAAACGGGTCGCGGTGATGGAGAAGGGGGCGATCTTCGGGGAGATGGCCATCTTCGAACGCGAGGTGCGCTCGGCCACCGTGCGCGCGCTTGGCGAGGCGCGCGTGCTCACCATCGACAAGAAGAACTTCCTGCGGCGCATCCAGGAAGATCCCACGCTCGCGTTCACCCTCGTGAAGATGATGTCGCAGCGGATTCGCCACCTCACCTTGGGCGTCGGGGAGCGGCGCGTCGGCCCCCAGGGCCCGCGCACCGACGGCCCGGAGCGCCGGCGCCTGTGA
- a CDS encoding metallophosphoesterase family protein — MTEIGLISDTHGMLRNEVHEALAGVSMILHAGDVGGETILGELALIAPVQAVYGNCDAPWDASLAPERIVEVDGVRIHVSHGHEVGRPSAERLITKYPGFDVLVYGHSHIQKVERVGSVLVVNPGAAGPRRFDLHASVARLTIHEGEASVALVSLPD; from the coding sequence GTGACCGAGATCGGGCTCATCTCCGACACGCACGGGATGCTGCGCAACGAGGTGCACGAGGCGCTCGCCGGGGTCTCGATGATCCTGCATGCCGGCGACGTGGGCGGCGAGACAATCCTGGGCGAACTCGCGCTGATTGCTCCGGTGCAGGCCGTGTACGGCAACTGCGACGCGCCCTGGGATGCGTCGCTCGCTCCGGAACGGATCGTCGAAGTCGACGGCGTGCGCATTCACGTCTCGCACGGACACGAGGTCGGCCGGCCAAGTGCGGAACGCCTGATCACGAAGTACCCCGGCTTCGATGTGCTGGTCTACGGCCACTCGCACATTCAGAAGGTCGAACGCGTGGGCTCGGTGCTCGTGGTGAATCCAGGGGCGGCGGGCCCACGCCGTTTTGACCTGCACGCGAGCGTGGCGCGCCTGACGATTCACGAAGGCGAGGCTTCCGTGGCGCTGGTGTCGTTGCCGGACTGA